The sequence GTAGAGTGCTTTTGTAGATGCCAATTTGCATTTGTTTTCCCCTGTATAACTGTGTTTCATGCCCATATAAAAGGATCAAATTTGTTGTGGGGACTCTAAATTTCTTGCTTAGAACAGTTTTAGTTTTTTGTCGATTGAAGGGGATTCTTAAATTCCTATTTGTGACCGAAAGTTGTTGTGAGAGTAGACTAATCTTAAAATGCCTTGTAGTCTTTCTTGATGGTGGACAAATCTGTTTTATTTCAGATTCCTTGGTTTGCTGATTTTGCATAAATTCTTTGATTTGCTGGAATGGGATCCACAGAAGAAATATTCTGTGCTTGGTCCAAAACAGTGGAAGAATGTTCGGAGGAATACGATGTCAGTTTAGAAAAAGGATTAAGCTTTCAGGAAGTTCAGAAACGCCGAGAAAGATATGGATGGAATGAGCTGCAGAAGGAAACTGGTAAACCTTTCTGGATACGGATTCTAGAACAGTTTGATGATAGACTAGTTCATATACTCTTGGGGGCAGCTTTAACTTCATTTATTCTTGCCTACTGGGATAAAAATGAAATTGGTGACGAGGGAATGACAGCCTATGTGGAGCCTTTGGTGATTCTCTTAATTCTTATGCTCAATGCCATTGTAAGAGTATGGAAGGAGTCTAATGCTGAGATGGCCTTAGAAGCCCTTAAAGAAATGAAATCTGAACAAGCAAAGGTCTTGAGAGATGGATCTAGTATTCCACATCTTCCAGCCCGAGAACTTGTTCCTGGGGATATAGTTGAACTCGGGGTGGGGGACAAGGTTCCTGCAGACATGCGAATTGCATCCCTGAAAACATCAACCTTGAGGATGGAACAGAGCTCCCTCACTGGAGAAAGCCATCCTGTTTTTAAAAGCACAAAAGCAGTCCTTATGGATGACTGTGAGTTGCAGGCTAAAAATTGTATGGTTTTTGCAGGAACAACTGTTGTCAATGGTTGCTGTACTTGCATTGTTGTTAGCGTTGGAATGTCTACAGAAGTAGGAAAAATTCAAGTCCAAATCCAGCGAGCTGCCTTAGAGGATGATGATACACCTTTGAAAAAGAAACTACATGAATTTGGGGAAAGTCTGACGAAAGCCATTGGATTTGTTTGTCTTCTAGCATGGATCATCAGCTATAAAAGTTTTCTCtcatgggatgttgttgatggCTGGCCAAAGAATATTAGGTTCTCATTTGGGAAGTGCAGCTATTATATCAAGATTTCTATTGCTCTGGCTGTTGCTGCTATACCTGTAGGATTGCCTGTTGTCATTACTATGTGTTTGGCCCTTGGGACTAAGAAGATGGCACGGATGAATGCAATTGTGCGCAAGCTTCCTAGCATTGAGACATTGGGTTGTACAACAGTTATTTGCTCTGACAAGACAGGCACACTTACAACAAATCAGATGTCAGTTACTCAATTTGTAACCTTAGGTCACACTATGAGTTCAATTCAAGAATTTCATGTGGAAGGAACAACATATAACCCCACTGATGGGGGTATTTTAGAATGGCCAGCACATATGAGTGTAAATTTAGAAAGTCTAGCAGAAATTGCTGCAATTTGCAATGATGCAGGAATTTCTTCCCAAGGTCACCGGTTCCATGCTACGGGAATGCCCACTGAAGCAGCTCTGAAGGTTAGCTTGATTTCCTGTTTTGTGTTTTAACATATATAAATGACAGAGCTAAGTGGGTCTTGAATCATTTAGATATAATATTAGATGGAGCACCAGTGGACAAAATACAATTTCAAGTTTGTTAACAacaatcaaggacacaagaaggagagaaatgaacataaaagatTAGACAACTCAAGTTTATATCTAGGATAGAGAATCCTGCAGCTATTAATTAAAATGCAAAAGGAAGATTTAATGGTAAAGTGTACTTCTGGTTTTTATACAttgtttataatattatatatttccaTGTGCTGCGCTCTATGAAGGTTTTGGTTGAAAAGATGGGAATCTCCAGTTTGAAGGCCATGAATATTGGTAATGGTGGAAATGTAAATGTCAACCATACTACTGAGAATGGAACAGAATTATTAGGTGAGTGCCTATGCCCAAATCTGCTCTCATCCAGGAGCTTATTTATTGATAGTCAAGTTTTTAAGCGATATCTTGCAATATCAAGATTCTTTGTGCTTTCTCTACTTTATTTACTCACTGTCTTTGCTTCAATGCAGTTTATTGCAATCAGTTAATAGAAAAATCAAAGAGGTTGGCTTCATTGGATTTTGATCGAATCCGGAAATCTATGGGTGTTATTGTTGGGGATCTTTCTGGACAGAATCGCCTCTTAGTGAAGGTTTGTATTTGATAAAAAATACACCTTTTTTAAGGCCTTAAATTCTATATCACACTCTTTATCCACTTACTTTAATCATCACTTAAACTACATTAAACAGATATTCTCTAATTACAACTGCGAGCTTTGATTGATGCATCAAAATATATGACATTCTTTATCTAGTCTCTTTAATGATCGTGATACCAGGGGATATTTGTGGGACAGCACCATTAGGAGCTAGATGcattaaatgaaaggaaatgttatACAATGATGTAAAAATAATAAACTGCATTAAAAATGTGACACATAGGACATATAATATAGAGGGAACAAAAACTCATTAATATGTGTATTTTGTACATGGCATACTCTTAAAAGAATATATATGATTGTATAGCTTCCACTTGTCATGCTTGTCCTCTAATTTATGATAATATCTATCTATGATGAACCTGCAAGACAAAATATGCTGAACACATAAAAAGTATTGcagaaatgaaataaatagaacaGTTTTATTATTTTCTTAGTGCTACTTCAAGGGGGCAACCTACAAATAGAGCATACAATCCAAATACAAATATTTCAAGATGCCTTTCTAATTGAGAAGTCATTACAATATATAGATTTTTTCCAAAGGCAACTACTACCATCCCTTTCATGTGGGATAAATACTTTATTCTAATAGCTAGTGGGGTGACTTACAAAGAATATGCATCCCTTTATTAAATCTACCTTAGAGTGACATACAAAATTTGTGTGCCTAACTAAATAGCTATCATAAGATATCAAGGGGTACATAACATTTCATCCCTCTTCAAAAAGCTTTGTCCTCAAACCCTAACTTGTGGAAAGCTAGATAGAAAGTTGGTAGGATCCCATGTGGCATTTTGAGGTTGTAGGCTCTTCCATTGGACTAATAACTCCCTCCAATAGAGAGATTGCAAAGGTTCTTGGTGCATTTTGTCCAGAATAGTCAAAGGTTCCAAAATATTGAGGCCCCCTTGTCCAACTTAAGTAGTGTTGTTAGCAGCCAAGAAGTAGGTCCAATCACTTTCTTGAGACATGAGACATGAAAAACTAGGTGGATTTAAGATGGTGGAAGTGCTAACTTGTATGCCACCTCACCTATTTGTTTGATCACTTGATAAGGATTATAGAATTTGAGAGCTAACTTATGACCATTCTTGTCTTGTAGTgaaagttgcttgtgggactaGAGACGTAAGAAAACACAATGACTAATATCAGAAGCACACTTTGTCCTATGTTGATCCACTTGCTGTGTCATGTGATTTTGGTCCATTTTCAAATTATCCCTAAGTAGTCAAGAGATCTCTTCCTACTTGGCCAAAATGTTGTTAATCTATTGCAACCTTAGAAGAACTTGAAACATAAGTATGAAAGGAGGGTGGGAGAGTACCGAAGAGGGCCTCATAAGGAGTCACTTTGGAATCACTATGATAAGTGGTACTGTACCACCATCCAATCAAAGGTAGCTTTAGGCCACTGTCTCTATTGATCaaacacaaaataacacaaataAGTCTCAAGGCACTTGTTGAAAATCTCTGTTTGACAATTAGTTTGAGGATGATAAGTTGAACTCATTTTCAAGGTAGTGCCTTGTATCTTCCACAACTCTTACCAGATTTTGTttgtgaaaaatggatcatgatcatTGACAATAGATCAAGGCATCCCATGGAATTTGAATATTGAATCCAAGAAGTGTTGGGCAAACATAGCATTAGTATATGGGTGAGGTAAAGCACATAAGTACACATATTTGGTCACGTGATCCACCACCACCAAGGTATCTTATTTATCCCCTAAGATTGAAAGCTCCATGATTAAATCAA is a genomic window of Cryptomeria japonica chromosome 7, Sugi_1.0, whole genome shotgun sequence containing:
- the LOC131076399 gene encoding calcium-transporting ATPase, endoplasmic reticulum-type isoform X1; amino-acid sequence: MGSTEEIFCAWSKTVEECSEEYDVSLEKGLSFQEVQKRRERYGWNELQKETGKPFWIRILEQFDDRLVHILLGAALTSFILAYWDKNEIGDEGMTAYVEPLVILLILMLNAIVRVWKESNAEMALEALKEMKSEQAKVLRDGSSIPHLPARELVPGDIVELGVGDKVPADMRIASLKTSTLRMEQSSLTGESHPVFKSTKAVLMDDCELQAKNCMVFAGTTVVNGCCTCIVVSVGMSTEVGKIQVQIQRAALEDDDTPLKKKLHEFGESLTKAIGFVCLLAWIISYKSFLSWDVVDGWPKNIRFSFGKCSYYIKISIALAVAAIPVGLPVVITMCLALGTKKMARMNAIVRKLPSIETLGCTTVICSDKTGTLTTNQMSVTQFVTLGHTMSSIQEFHVEGTTYNPTDGGILEWPAHMSVNLESLAEIAAICNDAGISSQGHRFHATGMPTEAALKVLVEKMGISSLKAMNIGNGGNVNVNHTTENGTELLVYCNQLIEKSKRLASLDFDRIRKSMGVIVGDLSGQNRLLVKGAMENVLERSAFLQLADGTIVEMDDASRELLLMKLHQMSSKGLRCLGLAYKEDLGEFNDYDGENHPAHMKLLDPANYSEIENDLIFAGVVGLRDPPREEVHEAIKDCREAGIQVMVITGDNKFTAEAVCRDIGIFYEGENLNGKSFTAKEFMELPLNKRCEVLAKPGGCVFSRAEPRHKQDIVLMLKEAGQVIAITGDGVNDAPALKLADIGIAMGIAGTEVAKEASDIVLADNNFGTIVAAVSEGRSIYNTMKAFIRHMITSNIGEITSIFITAALGMPDGFIPVQLLWLNLVIDGPPTMALCFNHSDIDIMQKPPRKSNDALINAWAFFRYMVIGTYAGLATVGIFALWFTHDSFLGIDFSADGHTLVAFSQLTSWGECPSWEGFKVSPFLAGGRKISFDYNPCDYFSHGKAKATTLSLSVLVAIELFNSLNALSEDNSFFTIPPWINPWLMLAMPVSFGLHSLILYVPFLANYFGIVPLSFSEWCLVIIVSLPVILIDEALKLIRRRMSRGHEKYKTA
- the LOC131076399 gene encoding calcium-transporting ATPase, endoplasmic reticulum-type isoform X2 — translated: MGSTEEIFCAWSKTVEECSEEYDVSLEKGLSFQEVQKRRERYGWNELQKETGKPFWIRILEQFDDRLVHILLGAALTSFILAYWDKNEIGDEGMTAYVEPLVILLILMLNAIVRVWKESNAEMALEALKEMKSEQAKVLRDGSSIPHLPARELVPGDIVELGVGDKVPADMRIASLKTSTLRMEQSSLTGESHPVFKSTKAVLMDDCELQAKNCMVFAGTTVVNGCCTCIVVSVGMSTEVGKIQVQIQRAALEDDDTPLKKKLHEFGESLTKAIGFVCLLAWIISYKSFLSWDVVDGWPKNIRFSFGKCSYYIKISIALAVAAIPVGLPVVITMCLALGTKKMARMNAIVRKLPSIETLGCTTVICSDKTGTLTTNQMSVTQFVTLGHTMSSIQEFHVEGTTYNPTDGGILEWPAHMSVNLESLAEIAAICNDAGISSQGHRFHATGMPTEAALKVLVEKMGISSLKAMNIGNGGNVNVNHTTENGTELLVYCNQLIEKSKRLASLDFDRIRKSMGVIVGDLSGQNRLLVKGAMENVLERSAFLQLADGTIVEMDDASRELLLMKLHQMSSKGLRCLGLAYKEDLGEFNDYDGENHPAHMKLLDPANYSEIENDLIFAGVVGLRDPPREEVHEAIKDCREAGIQVMVITGDNKFTAEAVCRDIGIFYEGENLNGKSFTAKEFMELPLNKRCEVLAKPGGCVFSRAEPRHKQDIVLMLKEAGQVIAITGDGVNDAPALKLADIGIAMGIAGTEVAKEASDIVLADNNFGTIVAAVSEGRSIYNTMKAFIRSLVHMLGLQRLVYLLCGSHMIHF